The following are encoded together in the Bacteroidales bacterium genome:
- a CDS encoding SPOR domain-containing protein: MTRFFAAILFIFLSITLVKAQDGQNSSQGDLLQSLMEEGPRGQVTLELDSQLLANYNKMIARNMGSTGVPGYRIRIYSGSGVGAKEEQQRVRARFLSLYRGLDAYNRYDEPFFKVYIGDCRTRSEALKLNDRIKKDFPNPIIVSDYINLKSTE; encoded by the coding sequence ATGACACGCTTTTTCGCAGCTATCTTATTTATTTTTCTTTCCATCACACTGGTAAAGGCGCAGGACGGGCAGAACAGCTCTCAGGGCGATCTGCTGCAGTCATTGATGGAGGAGGGCCCCCGTGGCCAGGTGACCCTGGAACTGGACAGCCAGCTGCTGGCTAATTATAATAAAATGATAGCCAGGAATATGGGATCCACCGGTGTGCCGGGTTACCGGATCCGGATCTATTCCGGAAGTGGGGTTGGTGCCAAGGAAGAACAGCAGCGGGTCAGGGCCCGGTTTCTTTCTCTCTACCGGGGTTTGGATGCCTATAACCGCTATGATGAACCTTTTTTCAAAGTCTACATCGGAGACTGCCGCACCAGGAGCGAGGCACTGAAATTGAACGATCGCATAAAAAAGGATTTCCCCAACCCGATTATTGTTTCGGATTATATTAATCTAAAGAGTACTGAATAG